A genomic region of Artemia franciscana unplaced genomic scaffold, ASM3288406v1 Scaffold_7185, whole genome shotgun sequence contains the following coding sequences:
- the LOC136043555 gene encoding uncharacterized protein LOC136043555, whose amino-acid sequence MTVVKYGSEAWAHRKSDEDLLDIFQRNCLGIVLGIRLTDRISNSGLYEKRGSIPLSRAIMRERFRWLVHVLRMKDDRLPKIVLFGQPSRGKQKAGRPRLGREDVIKKDLKEMGTS is encoded by the coding sequence atgacagtggtcaaatatggctctgaagcatgggcgcacCGAAAatcagatgaagatttgctagatattttccagagaaattgcttagggattgttctgggtatccggctgactgaccgtatttcaaacagtgggctgtacgaaaagcgtggttcaatcccgctttctagggctataatgagagaaaggtttagATGGCTAGTGCAcgttctgcgaatgaaggatgacagattaccaaagatcgtccttttcggccaaccgtctaggggtaaacagaaagcaggtcgtccgcggctGGGGCGGGAGGATGTAATAAAGAAAGatctaaaggaaatgggaacttcctga